A segment of the Halogranum gelatinilyticum genome:
GTTGGAGGCGATACTCACGCACGAACTCGCCCATCTGGAGAGTCACGACGGGCTCGTCCAGACGCTCGCCTACAGCGCGTTGCGGACGCTCGTCGGGCTCGTCCTCGTCCTCTGTCTCCCCTTCGTCCTCGTCGTCACCGGTATCGGCCAGGCACTCGGCTGGCTCAGCGGCCGCCCGGCGTCGTGGACGGCGTCGCCGGTCGGGCGGCTCCGCGACGGTCTCGGCCGGGCGGTCGCGCTGCTCTTCGTCGCGCTGACGCTGCTCGTCCGGGCGCACTCGCGGCGGCGGGAGTTCGCCGCCGACGACCGGGCCGCCGAGATCACGGGCGACCCACTCGCGCTCGCCCGTGGGCTGCGTCGCATCGAGCGCGCCTCCGAGCCGGTCTGGGGGCTTCGGTCGCCGCTCTACGTCCACAGTGAGGAGAGTCGCCTCGGCCGACTGCTGTCGACACATCCGCCGATGGACGAACGCGTCGCACGGCTCGTCGAGCGCGCCACACACGGGGAACGGACGGCGACGGCGATACCTATTCGGTGATGGGAGTTCCACGGGAGGTATGACAGACGTCGACGCCGCACTCTCCGGGCTCTCTCCGGGCGAGATAGTCTCGCTCATCGTCAAGCCGCTCGGCCGCCCCGACGACCGCGACGACCACGACGTGGCCGCGGTGAAGATCGACCCGCCCTATCTGTTCGACGACGGGGAGAGCCTCTACACGATCACGCGGCGTGAGGGGGTGTTCCGCGTCACGGTCGACGGTCTCGACTGCGGCGAACTGCGGAGCATCGTCCGCTGAGCCGGCATCCACCCCACCCCACACGACCCGCTGCCGCGTCGACAACACCGACTGTTCTCGCCCGAGACGTGACCCGCCGTGAGCGCGCGCCTATTTAAATAGAAATCTGCAAAGCAACAAGACGTTGCAGCTACTACGGTACACTGTGACCGACGACACCGATACGTGGCACACGGACGCCCGCACCCGCCTCAGTGTGCTGTCGGCCAACCTGGAGACGCTCGCGGCGCTCGCAGCGGAGCTGGCGAGCGAGGCCGCTCACCCACGCAGCCGCGAGTTCGACGCGCTCGCGACCGCGCTCCGCGAGGAGGCACTCGTCATCCAGGACGCCCTCCAGTCGGCGACGACGGCAGAACAGGAAGAGACGTTCGAGATGGCCCTCCGCAACCTCGTCGAACTACGCGAGGAGACGCCCGACCGCGTGCTCTCGGCGGTCGACGAGCGAGCCGAGGGGTCGCTGGAGACGTTCGAGTAGGGGAGTGCTTCGGATGTGGAAGTTGCAGCGGTAGCAGTGGCTATGGTCAGTCGCTCTCGTAAATCGCCCCGGCTTTCGTTCGGCTAGCTGATTAGTAGCCAATCGCTGCTACTCGTTGTCGAACCGGTGTTCTGTCGCCGCACTGTGACTAGCTTCTCAAACCCACGCTTCTGTTCCGGAGGTAGAGATACGCCCCACC
Coding sequences within it:
- a CDS encoding M48 family metallopeptidase, translated to MRRLGLRLLMALVGLSLLALYLGAAAVGAFVLTAVFARQDLPTVVGLATVLTLVFGFLSYRFGTVQLLSSMDAVAIDRDRGAGLYRRLDWLTARMAVDTPTVFVAEMQLPNAMALGTARNGVIVVDRSLFWLLSPAELEAILTHELAHLESHDGLVQTLAYSALRTLVGLVLVLCLPFVLVVTGIGQALGWLSGRPASWTASPVGRLRDGLGRAVALLFVALTLLVRAHSRRREFAADDRAAEITGDPLALARGLRRIERASEPVWGLRSPLYVHSEESRLGRLLSTHPPMDERVARLVERATHGERTATAIPIR